One part of the Vicia villosa cultivar HV-30 ecotype Madison, WI linkage group LG6, Vvil1.0, whole genome shotgun sequence genome encodes these proteins:
- the LOC131609885 gene encoding uncharacterized protein LOC131609885, with product MENYKFYRSWMYDRMYAGRRGLKPLFEEGVKLFITWAFDQECCREEGGVRCPCLKCGCRRIISDPKEVETHLKRKGFKENYWVWTSNGEEMPINMPETSNFQHGSSSRSQMEYEEQFNLHDDMIGDALGVNVAYDEQQDSGDEEELPNEKSQKFYELLKEINTPLFEGSSDSKLSMCVRLLAAKSNWNVPDQCLEFFCQMMLDATPTKDNLPRSYYDAKKLVMKLGLEVTKIDCCIRGCMLFYDNEFGTNDGALEECKFCNSPRYVVRTKTIDHKKKRIAVKSMFYLPIIPRLQRLFASMHSASQMTWHHTNKTSTSTMRHPSDGEAWKHFDRMHPDFAAEPRNVRLGLCSDGFTPYVQQSGTGYSCWPVIVTPYNLPPEMCMTKPYMFLTCLIPGPSSPKAGIDVYLQPLVDDLKRLWIGECTYDISRKQNFNMRAVLMWTINDFPAYAMLSGWGTHGKMGCPHCMDKTKAFTLDKGGKSSWFDCHRRFLPKNHILRKNMNDFRKGIKVTDLPPPRFSSVEVWNMVRDLPKFTDNGKAIRIPGYGDKHNWTKRSIFWDLPYWKDNLLRHNLDVMHIEKNFFDNVFNTVMDVQGKTKDNENARKDMELYCNRKDLELKTLPNGKLLKPKATYSLTPQEAKLVCRWLTELRMPDGYASNLARCANASTGKVTGMKSHDCHVFMERLLPIAFSSLPTQVLNPLTEISHFFRDICASILRVDDLIKLDQDIPLILCKLEQIFPPGFFDSMEHLPVHLAYEAFLGGPVQYRWMYPFERFMGDSKRSVKNKAKVEGSICAHYLHRETSHFCSHYFNHMMLIPRITRNEVNVTERSQFTLSIFGIPGRSSGKTNVHWLTEKELQSAHVHVLINCVEVKPYIELYNNFQYELTGEQATTTDIHAYFPSWFKQQLACNVELSPQLLHLRNLAEGPIKRAKKWHTYFVNGYKFHTDEWTEGKKTIILISLLLIFLLCFFYYFISLLLIFLL from the exons ATGGAAAATTACAAGttctatcgtagttggatgtacgatcgTATGTATGCTGGGAGACGTGGACTTAAACCACTTTTTGAGGAAGGAGTTAAATTGTTTATTACATGGGCATTTGATCAAGAATGTTGTCGGGAAGAGGGAGGAGTGAGATGTCCGTGTCTTAAATGTGGATGTAGACGTATAATAAGTGATCCGAAAGAAGTAGAAACTCATTTGAAGAGAAAGGGATTtaaggaaaattattgggtttggacatcAAATGGGGAAGAAATGCCGATAAATATGCCAGAGACTAGTAATTTCCAACATGGCTCAAGTAGTCGATCACAGATGGAATATGAAGAACAGTTTAATCTACACGATGACATGATTGGCGATGCTTTAGGGGTTAACGTGGCCTACGATGAACAACAAGATAGTGGCGATGaggaagagttgccgaatgagaAATCTCAAAAATTTTACGAGTTGTTGAAAGAAATAAACACACCATTGTTTGAGGGTTCGTCAGACTCTAAATTGTCTatgtgtgtgagattgttggcTGCAAAATCAAactggaatgttcctgatcagtgtctGGAATTCTTTTGTCAAATGATGTTGGATGCGACTCCTACGAAAGACAATTTGCCTAGAAGTTATTATGACGCGAAGAAGTTGGTTATGAAGTTGGGATTAGAAGTAAcgaagattgattgttgcattagaggttgcatgttgttttatgacaatgagtttggtacaaACGATGGAGCGTtagaggaatgtaagttttgtaacAGTCCAAGGTATGTAGTTCGCACTAAAACCATTGATCATAAGAAAAAACGCATAGCAGTGAAATCAATGTTTTATCTACCGATAATACCAAGGTTGCAGAgattgtttgcttcaatgcacagtgcaagtcaaatgacctggcatcatacaaacaaaacaagtacaagcactatgcgacatccatctgatggtgaagcatggaagcactttgatcggatgcatcctgattttgccgcagaacctagaaatgtcagacttggattatgctcagatggttttactCCATATGTCCAACAGTCGGGAACTGGATATTCTTGTTGGCCGGTTATTGTTACTCCTTACAACCTCCcccctgagatgtgcatgacaaagcCTTACATGTTTTTGACTTGCCTCATTCCAGGGCCGTCGAGTCCAAAAGCAGGAATTGACGTGTATTTACAGCCTTTAGTTGATGACTTAAAGAggttgtggattggagaatgtACTTATGACATATCTCGTAAACAAAACTTCAACATGCGAGCTGTTTTGATGTGGACTATTAACGATTTTCCTGCATATgccatgttgtctggttggggtacacatggTAAAATGGGATGTCCTCATTGCATGGATAAGACGAAGGCGTTTACATTGGATAAAGGAGGAAAAagttcgtggtttgactgtcatcgTAGATTCCTACCAAAAAACCACATACTTAGAAAAAACATGAATGATTTCAGAAAAGGTATAAAAGTAACAGATCTTCCTCCCCCCCGTTTTTCATCAGTTGAAGTATGGAACATGGTACGTGATCTACCAAAATTCACAGACAATGGAAAAGCGATCAGAATTCCAGGATACGGGGACAAACACAATTGGACTAAAAGAAGTATTTTTTGGGACCTcccatattggaaagataatttatTGCGACATAATCTTGATGTTATGCACatagagaagaatttttttgataatgtatttaatacAGTGATGGATGTCCAAGGCAAgacaaaagataatgagaatgctaGAAAAGACATGGAACTATATTGTAATCGAAAAGATTTAGAGTTGAAGACTCTACCAAATGGGAAGCTATTAAAACCCAAAGCTACTTATAGTCTAACTCCACAAGAAGCCAAGCTTGTTTGCCGATGGTTAACTGAATTGAGAATGCCCGATGGTTATGCCTCTAACTTGGCAAGATGTGCCAACGCCAGCACTGGCAAGGTGACTGgaatgaaaagtcatgattgccatgttttCATGGAACGACTTCTTCCAATTGCCTTCAGCTCATTGCCAACACAAGTGCTCAatccactaactgaaattagtcatttttttagagatatttgtgcatCAATTTTAAGAGTCGATGACCTAATTAAGTTGGACCAAGACATTCCTCTCATTCTATGCAAGTTGGAACAAATTTTTCCACCTGGTTTTTTCGATTCAATGGAACATCTtcctgtgcatcttgcatatgaagcttttctgggtggacctgttcaatataggtggatgtatccttttgaaagattcatgggtgattcaaagagATCTGTGAAAAATAAGGCTAAAGTGGAGGGTTCGATATGTGCACATTATTTGCATCGGGAAACATCTCATTTTTGCTCTCATTATTTCAATCACATGATGTTAATTCCAAGAATCACAAGGAATGAAGTTAATGTTACAGAAAgaagtcaattcaccttatcCATCTTCGGAATTCCTGGTCGTAGTTCTGGAAAGACGAATGTGCACTGGCTGACCGAAAAGGAATTGCAATCTGCTCATGTTCATGTATTGATTAAttgcgttgaagttaaaccataCATTGA GTTATATAATAACTTCCAATATGAACTCACCGGTGAACAAGCAACAACCACTGACATACATGCTTATTTTCCATCATGGTTTAAGCAACAATTGGCATGTAATGTCGAATTATCTCCACAactactccatttgagaaacttggcTGAAGGGCCTATTAAACGTGCAAAGAAATGGCACACATACTTTGTAAACGGATATAAATTTCATACTGATGAATGGACAGAAGGAAAGAAAACCATAATTTTAATCTCTTtgcttttaatttttcttttatgtttcttttactatttcatctctttgcttttaatttttcttttatga